The following coding sequences are from one Gossypium raimondii isolate GPD5lz chromosome 4, ASM2569854v1, whole genome shotgun sequence window:
- the LOC105780844 gene encoding nucleobase-ascorbate transporter 7 → MAGGGGGGGGGGAAPPPKQEELQPHPVKDQLPNIAYCITSPPPWPEAILLGFQHYLVMLGTTVLIPTSLVPQMGGGNEEKAKMIQTLLFVAGVNTLFQTFFGTRLPAVIGGSYTFVPTTISIILAGRYSDIVNPEEKFEKIMRGIQGPLIVASTLQIVLGFSGLWRNVARLLSPLSAVPLVAMSGFGLYELGFPVLAKCIEIGLPQIILLLIFSQYIPHMVRGERHVFDRFAVIFSVVIVWIYAHLLTVGGAYKNTGPKTQLSCRTDRAGIIGAAPWIRVPYPFQWGAPSFDAGESFAMMAASFVALVESTGTFIAVSRYASATPLPPSILSRGIGWQGVGILFSGIFGTGNGSSVSAENAGLLALTRVGSRRVVQISAGFMIFFSILGKFGAVFASIPPPIIAALYCLFFAYVGSAGLGLLQFCNLNSFRTKFILGFSVFMGLSIPQYFNEYTAVNSYGPVHTRARWFNDMINVPFSSEAFVAGLLAMFLDVTLHRKDNATRKDRGMHWWDKFRSFKTDTRSEEFYSLPFNLNKFFPSV, encoded by the exons ATGGCCGGCGGtggaggtggtggtggtggaggaggAGCTGCGCCACCACCAAAGCAAGAAGAGCTACAGCCACATCCAGTCAAGGATCAATTACCTAACATTGCTTATTGCATTACTAGTCCTCCTCCTTGgc CTGAGGCTATATTATTGGGTTTTCAACATTACTTGGTGATGCTTGGGACAACTGTTCTTATACCAACATCTCTAGTTCCACAAATGGGAGGcggaaat GAAGAGAAAGCCAAGATGATCCAAACATTGTTATTTGTAGCTGGTGTGAACACGTTGTTTCAAACGTTTTTCGGTACCCGTTTACCGGCAGTGATCGGAGGTTCATATACTTTTGTCCCAACGACAATCTCGATTATCTTGGCCGGCCGGTATAGTGATATTGTGAATCCCGAAGAG aaattcgagaaaataaTGCGTGGAATACAAGGTCCTCTTATTGTTGCTTCGACTCTTCAGATTGTTCTCGGGTTTAGTGGCCTTTGGCGTAATGTTGCTAG GTTGTTAAGTCCGTTGTCTGCTGTTCCGTTAGTTGCTATGTCCGGTTTTGGGCTCTATGAACTCGGTTTTCCCGTA CTTGCGAAATGTATAGAGATCGGGTTGCCGCAGATCATCCTTCTCTTAATTTTCTCACAG TATATACCTCATATGGTACGTGGGGAACGGCACGTGTTTGATCGTTTTGCTGTCATATTCTCAGTCGTGATTGTTTGGATATATGCTCACCTCCTCACTGTTGGTGGGGCATATAAGAACACCGGACCTAAAACTCAATTAAGCTGTCGAACCGATCGTGCCGGAATTATAGGTGCTGCTCCTTG GATAAGAGTTCCATATCCGTTTCAATGGGGAGCTCCTTCATTCGACGCAGGAGAATCTTTTGCTATGATGGCAGCCTCGTTTGTCGCTCTAGTAGAG TCTACCGGTACCTTCATTGCGGTTTCGAGATATGCAAGTGCTACTCCGTTGCCCCCTTCTATTCTCAGCCGTGGCATTGGTTGGCAG GGTGTTGGCATTCTCTTTTCTGGGATTTTTGGAACCGGGAATGGATCATCTGTTTCAGC TGAGAATGCCGGTTTGTTGGCACTAACTCGTGTTGGCAGTCGAAGAGTTGTTCAAATATCTGCAGGGTTCATGATCTTCTTCTCAATTCTCG GAAAATTCGGAGCTGTATTCGCCTCGATTCCACCCCCGATTATCGCAGCTTTATATTGTCTTTTCTTTGCATATGTGGGTTCAGCCGGTCTTGGATTACTTCAGTTCTGCAATCTAAACAGTTTCAGAACAAAGTTCATATTAGGTTTCTCGGTTTTCATGGGCTTATCGATACCACAATACTTCAACGAGTACACTGCTGTTAACAGTTACGGTCCGGTTCATACCAGAGCCAGATGG TTCAACGACATGATCAACGTGCCTTTCTCGTCGGAAGCATTCGTTGCTGGTTTATTGGCAATGTTCCTCGACGTTACACTGCACCGGAAGGACAACGCTACTAGGAAAGATCGCGGAATGCACTGGTGGGACAAGTTCCGATCGTTCAAAACAGATACGAGAAGTGAAGAGTTCTATTCATTGCCCTTTAATCTTAACAAGTTCTTCCCATCAGTGTGA
- the LOC105780224 gene encoding protein OSB3, chloroplastic/mitochondrial, which yields MNSLAKFAASQSHNASRRWLASQLFTTSTAAKRCSKSGILSDTKPPTAQEWPRPSKIPYQPKAANSVTLSGYINMPVQFEAASDGKFWAGTVISQNPSHDSPPLWIPIIFEGDLAHTAAFHLKENDHVYIDGQLTADPPSNATRNQASVQVMVRAINFVDESSPKTKSIASVKTKRTSRHSDSTGKDAEPAANTWRDLLDNPKEWMDYREHKLNGSVKPKYPDFKRKDGVHSLWLDSAPKWVVPKLEGLKFDIPKVKPPKDLVEGSWKDLVENPNKWWDNRLQKINGKVKEKYPDFKHKETGKVLWVSDMPTWAESKLPPLNSKKWSGNP from the exons ATGAACTCACTAGCAAAATTCGCAGCTTCACAATCACATAATGCCTCCAGAAGGTGGCTAGCTTCGCAGCTATTCACCACTTCAACCGCCGCCAAACGCTGCTCTAAATCCGGCATACTCTCCGACACTAAACCCCCAACAGCACAGGAATGGCCTAGGCCTTCTAAGATACCTTACCAACCCAAGGCGGCTAATTCCGTCACCCTTTCCGGTTACATTAATATGCCCGTACAATTCGAAGCTGCTTCCGATGGGAAATTCTGGGCTGGCACTGTTATTTCACAGAACCCTTCCCATGATTCTCCTCCTCTTTG GATTCCGATTATTTTTGAGGGTGATTTGGCTCACACGGCTGCTTTTCATCTTAAAGAAAATGATCATGTTTACATTGATGGGCAACTCACTGCTGATCCACCTTCTAATGCAACTCGTAATCAAGCCAGTGTCCAG GTTATGGTGCGTGCTATCAACTTTGTTGATGAATCATCTCCCAAGACAAAAAGCATTGCTTCTGTTAAAACCAAAAGGACCTCAAGGCATTCTG ATAGTACTGGGAAAGATGCTGAACCTGCAGCGAATACATGGAGAGATCTTCTAGATAATCCAAAAGAATGGATGGATTACCGTGAACATAAGCTTAATGGATCA GTAAAACCCAAATATCCTGATTTTAAACGCAAAGACGGTGTTCATTCACTTTGGCTCGATAGTGCACCAAAGTGGGTTGTACCAAAACTTGAAGGACTGAAATTCGATATTCCTAAAGTGAAACCACCCAAag ATTTAGTGGAAGGATCCTGGAAGGACTTGGTTGAAAACCCGAATAAGTGGTGGGACAATAGATTGCAAAAG ATAAACGGCAAGGTGAAGGAAAAATACCCCGATTTCAAACATAAAGAAACCGGCAAGGTTCTATGGGTTAGTGACATGCCAACTTGGGCGGAATCTAAGTTGCCGcctttaaatagtaaaaaatggTCCGGCAACCCATGA